Genomic DNA from Enterococcus saccharolyticus subsp. saccharolyticus:
AGCAAGTAATCAATTGGAACAAATTAAAGAAGCTGGTGTATTGAAAGTCGGAACTTCTGCTGACTTTGCACCATTTGAATTCCATGCCATGGTAAATGGCAAAGATACAATTGTGGGGGCGGATATTGATATGGTCAATGCCTTAGCTAAAGAATTAGGAATTCCTAAAGTTGACTTTTCTGACATGGAATTTAATGCTGTTTTAGCTGCTTTAGAGCAAGGGCAAGTCGATATTGCTGTCTCTGGGATTTCTGCAACAGAAGAACGTAAAAAATCAATTGATTTTACAATGAATTATTTCTTGCCAGAACAAAAAGTAATTGTGCATAAAGATAATTTAGCTAAATACAAAGAAATTAGTGATTTAAGTGGTAAAAAAGTTGGCGCGCAAAAAGGGTCTATTCAAGAATCAATTGTGAAAGATCAACTACCAGAGTCGCAAATTGTTTCTGTTCCTAAAGTACCAAGTTTAGTATTGGAATTAAAACAAGGTTCCATTGATGCATTAGTTGCAGAAAGTGCAGTAGCAGAGTCTTATGTGGGCCAAAACGACGACATTGCCATTGCAGATGTGGCGTTAGAAACATCTGAAGACGAAGCATATGCGATTGCTTTACCAAAAGGCAGTACAGAGTTACAAGCAGCATTAAATGAAGCGTTACAAAAATTAATTGACGATGGGACAATTGCTGAGTTTGTTCAAAAGAATACTGATTTAGCAAATGAAAATGCCTCTAAATAGAGGAGGAGAACAGTATGGATTACTCTTTTTTGTCTACGTATTATAATTATTTTATTTCAGGAACATTGGTTACCTTGATCGTCTCTTTTATCACGATTATTTTAGGAACGATATTAGGTGTTGTCTTTGCTTTAATGAAGCTTTCATCCGTTCGACCCTTGCGTTGGTTGGCAAATATCTATATTGAAGTTTTTCGTGGGACACCGATGTTAGTACAAATTTTAATCAGTATCGGTTTGCTGCATAAGGTCTTTAATTTACCAACAGTACCAATTGGGGTATTAGATATTGATTTTGGTCGTTTGTTACCAGGGATTATTGCCTTATCTTTAAACTCTGGAGCCTATGTTGCTGAAATCGTTCGAGCAGGTATTAACGCAGTAGAAGTGGGACAATCGGAAGCTGCCGGCTCACTTGGATTACGTCCTGTACAAACCATGCGCTATGTGATTTTGCCACAAGCTATGCGCAATATCTTACCATCATTAGGTAATGAATTCATTGTCTTAATTAAAGATTCTTCGTTACTTTCAACAATAGGGATTTACGAGTTAATGAATAGTGCGCAAATTGTGATTACTTCTTCATTTATTCCGATGAAGCCACTGTATGTCGCAGCGTCGATTTACTTCATTTTAACTTTTGCAACTTCACAAGTTTTGAAGATTTGGGAAAAGAAATTAGGCAAAGGATATCGACGGTAAAGAACAAAATAAATAGAATTCTTCTATGTGAGACTTTGCATAGAAGAATTTTTTTGTTTGTGAAGAAAATTAGTGAATTAGCTATTTAAAAAATCAAAAAACGGATGATAGATATAATATAAAAAATGATGTATATGGGAGGTAAAATGAAAACAAGTCTAACAAAAAAGATTACTTTAATTGCGACACTGACAGTTTTTATTAGTGGCGTCATTATTGGTATCGCGAATTACTATTTTAGTTATAAGGAAACATTAAAATCGGCTGGTATCGAACTTACGAGATGTGCCAACATTGTGACTGGCATGCTTTCTGTTGATGCGCTAGCAAAATTAATCGCAGGAGAGGAGACTTTTCTACCTACTATTGAAGAAGAATTAGAATGGACGATTTCACATAAGCATATTTTTTCCGCTAGTTATATTTTAGCTATCGATGGCACTGTCGTCGCAGCTGATTCGCATTTGAAAGACCAAGGTTATCAACCAGGTGATACATTTATCATTGAAGCGGCAATCATGGAACAATTAAAAAACGGCGAAGTTGCTGCAACTGCCGTCTATACGCAAGATGATCACAAAAAAATTACGGGTTATGCACCGATTTTTAAAGACCATAATCCCCAAAAAGAACTGATTGCGATTAATGCAATTGATTTTGATGGAAAAATTGTTAGTGAACGAACATGGGAAGCCAATAAAATGACTATTTTATTGAGTATGATTTTGCCATTTTTTGCAGCGCTCATTACAAGTATTTTTACACGTAAGCTATTACGTCCTATTAAAGGGATCAACGAACAAGTTGCCGAACTCGCAAAAGGCAACTTAGCTATTGACCCACTGCCGGTCAATACAGCTGATGAATTAGGCGTACTGTCTAGTCAATTTAACTTAATGGTAGAAGGGTTACAAACATTGATTCGACAAGTTGAGCAAACAACCACGCAAATTAATGAAAATTCACAAGAAGTTTATGCTAGCGCGGAAAGTGCACAACTTGATACGCAATCATCGTCATTGTCTACTGCCGAATCATTGGAACAAGTAACTGAAAATATTTTACAACAAACAAATTTAACCCAACAAGCAAATACGTATTTAAAATTGATTGCTGAAAGTATTCAAAAAATTAGTCAACATATTGAAGATGTTTGGACGTCTTCTTATCAAGCAACACAATTATCTAGCGAAGGACAAGATGTTGTTCATCAAACTTTGCAAAAGATGCAACAAATTGAAAAAGCAACTACTGCTGCCAATCAAATTACGTATCGTTTAAAT
This window encodes:
- a CDS encoding transporter substrate-binding domain-containing protein, producing the protein MKKLIGLTSIVIGLFALTACGGGGNSTGSDSSKAPEASNQLEQIKEAGVLKVGTSADFAPFEFHAMVNGKDTIVGADIDMVNALAKELGIPKVDFSDMEFNAVLAALEQGQVDIAVSGISATEERKKSIDFTMNYFLPEQKVIVHKDNLAKYKEISDLSGKKVGAQKGSIQESIVKDQLPESQIVSVPKVPSLVLELKQGSIDALVAESAVAESYVGQNDDIAIADVALETSEDEAYAIALPKGSTELQAALNEALQKLIDDGTIAEFVQKNTDLANENASK
- a CDS encoding amino acid ABC transporter permease; protein product: MDYSFLSTYYNYFISGTLVTLIVSFITIILGTILGVVFALMKLSSVRPLRWLANIYIEVFRGTPMLVQILISIGLLHKVFNLPTVPIGVLDIDFGRLLPGIIALSLNSGAYVAEIVRAGINAVEVGQSEAAGSLGLRPVQTMRYVILPQAMRNILPSLGNEFIVLIKDSSLLSTIGIYELMNSAQIVITSSFIPMKPLYVAASIYFILTFATSQVLKIWEKKLGKGYRR
- a CDS encoding methyl-accepting chemotaxis protein, whose translation is MKTSLTKKITLIATLTVFISGVIIGIANYYFSYKETLKSAGIELTRCANIVTGMLSVDALAKLIAGEETFLPTIEEELEWTISHKHIFSASYILAIDGTVVAADSHLKDQGYQPGDTFIIEAAIMEQLKNGEVAATAVYTQDDHKKITGYAPIFKDHNPQKELIAINAIDFDGKIVSERTWEANKMTILLSMILPFFAALITSIFTRKLLRPIKGINEQVAELAKGNLAIDPLPVNTADELGVLSSQFNLMVEGLQTLIRQVEQTTTQINENSQEVYASAESAQLDTQSSSLSTAESLEQVTENILQQTNLTQQANTYLKLIAESIQKISQHIEDVWTSSYQATQLSSEGQDVVHQTLQKMQQIEKATTAANQITYRLNQKLQEIDQIITLINNISNQTNLLALNATIEAARAGEHGKGFLVVSDEIRKLAEETKAATLEIGNLIAKIQEESTSSVEKSEQGKQTVAQGLLYIQQTNEPFDGLSKNATNTAQEAAALIIETTNIKDSMQQLVAVIESVTELSHQVSESTDIILESSEHQTEVMQEFVDVAKSLSDIATQLKISIEQFQL